The Antechinus flavipes isolate AdamAnt ecotype Samford, QLD, Australia chromosome 4, AdamAnt_v2, whole genome shotgun sequence genomic interval GCTGTCAGTGGACTGACCAAGACTCAATGCTAAACTCAGACTTGTGCTGTCTCCTTGGGTTTgaggttctttttctttaagtttttcagCATCTGTATCTGGAGGGGCAGGTGATGATTCATTTTTGGCAGGAGCAGGATCAGGGGTACTTGGCTCAAATATTGGGAAATTGATATGATCCAGTTTTCCACAACATTTTTCTTCTAGAAGCtatgaaaaatgcaaaacaattaatcttttatttcaaaCAACAAAATCCATCATTTATGCCAAATAACCAAGGAACtataatttaacatttaatgaacattaaacataattatcaaaataagtACTTTTTACTATAAGCATATATAACCATATCAACATAATTATCATACCTTCTCTCTCATACAGCAGGAATTTTCTATGAAAACTATGATACATTTAGTAACTATAACAATATAAAGGAAAAGCGAATGAAAATGACAAAGCCTAATGAATGCTTAGAGGAAATAACTATAAATTGGTATAATGCTTCATACTCAAATGATTTAGGATCTAATAAATTTAGATATTCCCTCCAAACATGCAGACTGCAATCCATCTATACCTGTCCATTGGTGTGGCTCCTGTCCTTCCACTatactttttttaacttaatttttattgctatctttttttttttttttagattgataaaagaggtttattattagataagcaaaggtaaagtataggcgaaggtagagataaggagggcactggacaaagggtccagtgggcagagggtcctcacgtggtagccatgtttggaatctctgccttATTGCTATCTTTTAACAACATCTGAACTTCCCTTATGTTCTTCCCATCTAAGAGAGCCATTCTTCATAACATGGCTTTTTGGGGGGTAAAGGgacaagggaaggaagaaggaaaaaacaatttagcataatcaaatatttaggaaaaaaaaaaatccagcattGTATGCAATGTTCCATTTCTTGGGACTCCCTCCCCCAGCCTCAgcaaaaaagtaaacaaagataTTTTATACACTGACatatattaatttaaatgtatttagtTAATAGGCTATATAGTAGTAGttcaatgttaattttttaaaattaattattctttaattatcTGGTAttcagaaaacaaatgaaaatgaacatgAGGCACCTACCTGATAAAAGTCATAATTAGCTGCTTTGATATCAAAGGGGTCGTCTCGAGGTGCTTGTTTCCTTCCACAGTTACAGGCACCAGTGGACCGAGCTCTGCTGTTGTGATACAAGACAGGAGGATTTCTGTCAGCTTCCGGCTTTTCTCCTATAACAAACCAATGGGCATTTACTTCACAAATACCAAGAATAAGTCAAGTTTAATCTATATTCTACTATTTCCAACCCCAGAACTTCTTTGAAAAATTCTAGAAGAGACTTTATGAAATATATGGCAGAAGAAACtgataaagaatattaaaaaaaaaaaacacttttttttttaactttaaagatCTAAGGATTTTTGTAAATATGCCCTGTTGATCACATTGATCAAGAACATTTAATGTAGTGCCTTGTTGgaagtatgtgcttaataaagatCTCTTGAATGATTACACCTGATTatataatcaaatcaaattagATTTCAATATGCCCTCTTCATAGCCATAGTTAGAATTTAGTTTACAagttttaattccattttctggTTATCATTTACTAATCCATCAATATTCCTAAGACAAGAGTCTCATATTTTAATATTGGGAAAATTATTGATGGATATACTAAGTTttgcctggggaaaaaaaaatcctgcctcTTTTTAAATATGTAGGACTCTCTTAtgaaccaaaacaaaaactcaggaGAAACAAAGTGATttcaaaacaataaagaaaatttaaactacCTGATTTAGGTAGTGAGTGAAATTTATGTACACAGTGTTGATCTGTTAAGCTCCTCTCCTCACAAAGTTGGTGGCCATTGCTCCAAAATTTGTAGCAGTCTTCATGCAACTGCATGGCATATTTGTGAAAGGCGGGGCCCCGGGCATGTTGACTATAGACCCGAAGAGCCTGGGCAAGCTGATTCTTATGGACAGTCATTGTGTAATTATGGGGCAGATTGGACTGGTAGGCACTGTGAGCCATGGGCAATGCTTTCTGACACCGGTTTTCTGAGAACTTTGTATCAATATCCAAAAAACCCTCCAGAACTTTGATACTGCTTAAAATCTTGGAGGTAATTTCTCCTGTGGGAGAAGCGGGATCTTCCTCTTTCCCATCAATGGCTACTTCGTATAATTTTGAAGCAGCTGCAATCCACTTCTGATAGGTAGGGAGTTCAAAGTGAGAAGGCTGCGGATTCCTGCCCACACTGTCATCAAAACCTTTCTTGCTCAGTACCAGCTCAACATGCTGCCACAGAAATTCTCGGAGGGTGAAATCCACGAGCTGGCCTGAAGAAGAGCTGGAGCTGCTGCTGTTCTCTATGTGGAAGGAAAGCTGTTGACGACTGTGCTGTCTCATCACTTGGTACCGCCTCGGTCCAGAGAGGGGTGCGGGGACCAACAGGGACTCGGGGTCTTTCACAGTGCAGTGGCTCCGAAGCTGGTCCAGCAACATGCCCACTGGGTCTTCCTCCTGCCCTCCAGGGACAATGTACACAAAAGCCTGGTTGGCAGGAACGGTGAAGAGGCAGTTGATACTCTGATTGGTCAGGACTCGACTCTTGCGAAAAATGCGGTAGATCTGGTCCTCCAGGGCATGCTGGAGCCTCCTTTTGGGGGAGTGCTTCTTGGGTTTATCTGGATGGGCTGGGTCTTGGTTCCGGGGAGGGTCCACCTTCAGAGCCCCGTTGAgttgaaagagaaagaggagtcTGGGCGGGCAAGGCCGGCAGTTTAGCTTCCAGTCCTTGCCCACTGGGCAGTCCTTGATGGCAGTCTTGAGGAGGGGCAGCACCTTTTGCCTCAACCCATCCAGAGCTCGGAAGACCCGGTCGTAAGTGATATCAAAGGAGCAGGTAGGGTGGACCAAGAGCAGGATGTGACAGACGGAGAAGAGGTAGAGGAGGCTGAGGCACTGCAGCTTCTCTTGGTGCTTCCAGAACTCGTGGGCTTCGGCGTGAGGCAGAGACGAGAGGCCCCCTCCCACCTCTCCGCTCTGCAGGGCTCGGCAGGCCCGGAGCAGCTGCGAGTTGTCACAGATGGACGTCAGCAGCAGGTACAGGACTTTGCTTTCTTGGTTGTAGTAGGCCTGGAGGAGGCTGTAGTCCTGGGAGGTCGGGTCCTCCTTGGTCGTTTCGGGGGCTGCCGCGCTCGCCCGCGCCGACTCCCCGCCGCCAGCCCCGGCGTCCCCAGCTCCGCCGGCCTCCCCCACGGTTCCGGCCTCGGCGCCCGACCCTGGCCCTGGTTCCGCTGGGTCCTGACAGCGAAACAGGGGGAAGACTTGCCGGTCGCACACGGTGTTCACCAGCGAGAACTTCTCGGAGCTGAGGCGCAGCGCCGTCTTGCCGAAGATTCCCACCACGCAGATCTCATCCTCCCGCCACGGCGGCTCCGCCCCACCCGttccgccgccgctgccgccgccgctgcccTCCGCCGGCGACCCTGCGGGGCTCGCAGCACCGGCCCCGGCCGCTGCCCCGAGCAGCAGCTCCCGCAGGCTGACCGGGCCCGCCATGATGCCGTGCCGCTGGCCCGCTCCTTCCGGTCCGGGTCCGTCCTGGACACCCTTCCGGCACCCGGAGCGCTGTCAACCCTACTTCCGGTCCGTTCTCCATCAATCTTCCCTGGGGCTCGCCACCtagttttcttcatcttttcttttgagaACAGAATGTAGATAGCCTGAGTGGAGAATTTATGTCCCCTTTCATTCGTCTTTCGGCTCTCACTCGAGGAAGCCTAGCACCCCTCCTGGACTGTTGGAAATGTGATTGTGACCGCTCATTCCCAAGGAGTTTGCCTTAGTTAATCTCTACCCTAAGCCAAGGaagagcagtttgggggagaaatGATGGTGTTGTGCCAGAGATGAAAATGACGATAATGGGGATGATGCTCAGAACTGAGagcttttagtttttaaattttaataataattctatatatagacataactataatataataataactaacatttatacagtgcttccTGTGGaccagacactgtattaagtgcttggcaaatattgtctcatttgatcttcccaacaaccctggaaagtagtaATTATTTCGCTTTTTAGGAAAGGAGGCAAATAGatattaactgacttgcccatgctcacacagctagtaagtgtctaaagtgtTTGAATGCttgtcctcctgatttcaggcccatcTCTCTATCCACAACCCCTTATCccctttgacagatgaggaaactgaggaataaagATACTTCTCCTGACACATAGCCAGCCTCGGCAGATTGAGTGTCAGACAGCAAGTAGGCCTATTGTTGCTAGATCCTAGAAGGTGTGGAGGGGGATAATATGTGAGAAGattgaaaaagtaggaaaaaaccaAGTTAAAATGCCAAACAgactttttatttgatcctggaggtaaaagGGAGTCAGTAGAGTTGAAATAGTTAAGACATGTACTTTAGAGAAATCACACTGGTGATTTAGTCAAGGGTAGATTGTGTCAGGGAGAGACGAGACAGGAATACCAATAAGGAAATTATTGCAATAATGCAGGAAAGAGATGATATGCTTGGGTATACTTGTATGATAATACCTATGTGCATGGAGAGAAGAGAGCTGTTATAATTGTAAAAATGATAAGTTTTGACCAAAAAAGAACCAATATGTGGGGTGCAAAATAGTGAGAAATTGAAAATGCCATTGAGGTTGCAAACCTGAGTGACAGGGAGAATCACAATGTTCACAAGAGAAAAGCTGGGAAGAAGAGAGGACTTGGTGGCAAGGATCATGAGTTCTGTTCTGGACATAATGAGTTCAAAAgtcaatttaaaatgtaattgatgaTACAAAACTGAACTTTAAGAGAGAACTCAAGTCTAGAcatatagatctgggaatcatttacaaagagatgatagttgaatttatgggagctgatgaaattccaaaagagaaaaagaacatgcTTAGTGGGAGTAACCTGGACAAAAAAAGAGCAAAGCAGACAGCAACAGTCAGATAAGAAAACCAGAAGAGAGCAGTgatgaaaattagaaagaagagcATATCCAGGAGAGGATGGTCAACAATGTCTGAGACCATGAATTTAGAAAAGGctgttagatttggcaattaagagatttttctaaaaatttcatttcttattctaCCCTAACTCATTAgatttactgataacaaaatttatttttagaaaattgatataatgaaaagaatgctggatttctGTGAATTTGAGCAAATTaacttctcaattttctcatttacaaaatgtagGATGATAATattatacattttacagatgaagtggACTAAATGAGCTCTCGGTATTTTCCATCTTTAAGTATATGATCCTGTGATTTTCATTAGTTAAGAGATGGAAACACCATCAATATTTAGTGAGCATAAATGAAATGTCCAATAATTAATGCTAGAATAAGGTCATTAACCAATgcttaattcaatttttattaattattgggGCAAGTTTTctaatacaaataaagaaacttaaaGTTTTATTTACTTGTCTgacttttttacttctctttctcttgctgtgaaatattttgaaatgtgaAATCCTTATTCTATTCTTCTGATCATCTAAATAAAATTACCTCTCCTTTGCCTTAATCCTACTTATTAGTGTCACAAACTTAAAAGTTACCCACTAAATTTTTCTCCACAAATTTTTGTggcggcaaagaattggaaattgatgggatgcccatcaattggggaatagataaaacaagttgtgatatttgatttaatggaatattgttatgtTAAAACAAATGATAagtatagtttcagaaaaatctgagaagactaaatgaactgatgcagagtaaagggAGCATAACCTGGAAAATATTGTAATTACCAATTAATAttataaggatgatcaactgtgaaagacttcgttattctgatcaagacaatgattcaagacatttccaaaggacccatgaggaaaaatgctatccacttccagagagaaaactgatgaattctgagtatAACTTGAAGcgtattttatttacattgtgtgtgtatatgtgtgtctttctttttataacatgtgtaatgtagaaatatgttttgtatgacttcacatgtgtAACTGATATACCGATTGCCTTCTAATGTGTGGGAGAGGGGCAAGAGGAAGAGAACCTGGaattcaaaaaagtttttaaataaatgttaaaaaatcttttatatgtaattggaaagtatttagtcaaaaatatttttttaaaaaaatacatatgtaagCTGTTGCAATACTGCTTAACATGCTTCACAGGAAAGACAATGAATTCAATTAGACTCAACTAAGACTCAACTTCAAATGCCAACATATTATGCAAAGGCCAACTTAAGTATTTTACTAGTTTCCAATATAAAGTAGTAAATATAACTGACTTATTTTTAGTAGTTACACTTCCAATTACCTTCATATAACCAAATAGGGTTCAGGAGATGAATGTGaccctaaaaaattaaaaacaatcaatTTTTACCAATAATTGTCAGTCTTACATCAATTATTAACAAAGCACTGtagaaaactttctaataatatatagtattagtgttttaaaatatcaaatacctttataatcttttgggttttttttttttttttaaagctctgagTATGTCCTAACTCCTCATAATGATACTATTAGTCAAATCTGGAAAAAACAAGAGGTCCATCATttactataaaatttttattgttaaaacATAGCTAAAAGGCCTCAGAATTATTGCCCTGATTTTGTTATCattcattattaataaaaaagcatATAGTACATAGTGGTTTTAAGAAGCCCTTGGTTTACAGAATTATGAACAATATAAAACAGGCTGTGATAAAAGCTTAGTAAAAGCTAAAAGGTAAACCTGGGGAACATGTAATATTTCTTAATACTGGTATGATGGCAGTTAGcagctttacaaatatatatattaagatatCTTCTTATGTGTCTCAAAAATATGATTATAGAAAGGTCCTAGATTGAATACTTAGCCTTGGAACTGGAATGGGGATTTTTCTAGGGCCATTGTACTTAGCACAAGGCTTGAACATTACTAGATGTTTTAGGAAACTCCCTAAACTAGGCTTTTGGCTTAGGAATTTTCCAGTATCttatatttgtttcatattaCAGCTTTTCCTGGAAAGATGGCAAGATTACTGAGGTTTAGTAATTCTACACTTCTTAACCCTTACTGTCTTCATTGATGAAACTGCTATCTTCATTCTTAAGAGTAGCAGATGAGTTTCTTGAACAATCCTAGATCTGGGTTTGTGTTTAATATCAGCTCCCTCTGTTCTATGGCTAGAAgtacaggaaagagagagagagagtcttgTGTCCAGAGCTAGCTATATCCCTTGGGAGGCAGCATAGTAGAAGCATAGTACTTACTGGGGCTGTCCATGAAACTTCCATTGGCTTCTTGAATATGGAATATGTAAAATAAGGGACTGCTAGGAGAAGATGGTGAGCCAGAAATGGATTCATAAAACAGGAAAAGAGGTGTATTTTACCTTTTAAGGCCATCAGGCACCTCTCTCTTACTTGTTAGGATAAAGATAGGTAAGACTGCAACCTCATTAGGTGGCAAATGTAGCAATTATAAATGACTTCTTAAAATGAATGGAGTCTAAGTCAGACATTCAAAATATCCTTTCATGATAAATTAGAGAAAGGATATGATACATATTTAATTAAGCTTGATCATCTAGATAaccataggaagaaaaaaaatctgatatccTATTTGAACATGTTTACTCATTGAAATATGTGGACAATATTTAGATCTATATTTTTTGCTGTGTAGACACACGATAGATGAATTATGAGTTTCTGGAATCCTAAAAAATGACATTTGAGTACATTCATTTAACATTTCATCTTCAAATGTAATTCTTCATTAACATCAATTTTGCTCATCAAAGCTGTTTGCAGAAATTATTGGAGCTTGGGATGGGCTCTTTGGATGAGCCAGCTGTGGAAATTAAAACAAGATAccaattagaattttatttatgcTGCTAAATAAAACAGTACAATGAACTAAAGGAAAAAGGAGTGTCCAAAAATGTATCCACTAAATGTAGCAGAATTTACTCATGTTCAACAGATTTTAAGATGAACAAGGGGATTTTTGAGAATTCATCAAGAAGTCATAGGATTTACTGCTAGAAAGTGTATAAGAGATCAAGTCCAACCTCCACCATTTTACAGAATAAGTAACTGGAGCAAGATAGgagaaataacttgcccaagatcaaacagCCAGTAGAACTGAGGTCCTTTTCCCAAAACCTTTCCATTGTACCTTGCTGTATCACAATCTGCTATTGCAGTCCAAATGACTAACTGAtgaaaagatacttttaaaatcctatttaattGATCCCATCTGAAAAATCATTATATAGTCAGATCTTAGCTTCAAAAAGTCTATTTCTATCACTATTTGCTTACTATATAGCAAATTAAACTCTTATGATTGGAACAAGTGATTTTTAGCAATCTTAGATGAAAGAGATAGAAtcttcatcatatatatataataaaataaaaacaatcctttgGAAAGAAGAGCTACTATGatttatttctacaaaaatatttgtggataaTTTCTAGAGAGAGAAGATTGTTTTAAGAGACTAAGGGAAGATGCTTTATCTCTGGGATATATCTGAAGTTATCTTCACTACTGTTTTCTCTAAAATCAATTAGTTTTGTTTAGATAAAGACTGTTCATAAATACAAGAATTTCCTAAAAGTCTCAGttcagttttaagttttaagttattaaattttacaactgtactaagacttttgggacactctaTATTTGCAAAAACATTTATGCATCATTTTACTTGTTCCATTCTCTAACCTTCCTTAAGCCTTGTCAGAAGAAAATGATCTCTTCATAATCAAATTTCTTGAAGCACTCTACTCTTAGCTTTCTTCACACTTTTCTATCTCCATTGTATCAAAACTGTTAATGAAATTCCCATGGAAATGattttgttaatattatatattttattttatgtatacatgtaaattccttgaaggtaaAGATCTTCTAATtgttgggttgttttttgtttatttgttttttcttttgtattgctCATGCCTAGGTAgataataggcatttattaaatgcgaTTTCAAGTTATTTGTCCTCTTTCCCACCTTAGGAGCATCTAAGTGGCTCCATACAGAGAGTGTAGGGCTTGGAGTAAAGAAGACTCATGTTtctatgttcaaatctggctttctagctgtgtagccctgggcagatcatttaaacatatttgcctttatttctaaaataaagctgtaaaattcatctgtaaaatgagccagagaaggaaatgacaaatcactcttaagtatctttaccaagaatacCCCAGTGGAGTCACAAAGAGGTAGGCAGGGCTGAATCCCCTCTTTATACTATTCCTTAAGAGCAAGACCCATAATATCACACTCTATATATCCCTATACCTAGTACAATATCTTACTCATAATAAGTCaatcaatccacaaacatttattaagcacttactgtgtgtgaGGCATGTTGCTGAGTGctgggaagattttttaaaaaggcaaaaaatcagTTATTGCCGTCAAGGATCTTACTTTCTAACAGAGTGGACAATATACACGTAACTAACAGCAATTAAGTGTCAGATATGGGAACTGAaattagatcttcttgactcaaagTTCAGCATTCACATTAGGCACATCATGAGCATTTGCTGAAATGAATATTAACatgttttattcttattcttccgaacgtctttattttttttctcttttggcagGGAAGAGTTGTTTCATTTAATAGGAATTTAATGAGTACTTATTGTGTACCTCTTTACTGACTATCTATAGACAAGAAAGTCCTACACAAGGACCTAGAAGTTGGCAGAGAAACTGTTTGGAAAACACCCAATGTattataaatctaaataaatgagaaaaggaggagaaataaacatttcaaaAGCTTGCCTGAAACTTTTGCCGCAAGGCCTTGGTCATTATTGGGGTCAACCCTGTTCcagtttccatattttctttattgataaGAGGAGTTCCTCCTGGGCTCCTATAAAGAAAGGGTATTGAAAATCTTAAAGGCTATTTTTAACC includes:
- the SMG8 gene encoding nonsense-mediated mRNA decay factor SMG8 encodes the protein MAGPVSLRELLLGAAAGAGAASPAGSPAEGSGGGSGGGTGGAEPPWREDEICVVGIFGKTALRLSSEKFSLVNTVCDRQVFPLFRCQDPAEPGPGSGAEAGTVGEAGGAGDAGAGGGESARASAAAPETTKEDPTSQDYSLLQAYYNQESKVLYLLLTSICDNSQLLRACRALQSGEVGGGLSSLPHAEAHEFWKHQEKLQCLSLLYLFSVCHILLLVHPTCSFDITYDRVFRALDGLRQKVLPLLKTAIKDCPVGKDWKLNCRPCPPRLLFLFQLNGALKVDPPRNQDPAHPDKPKKHSPKRRLQHALEDQIYRIFRKSRVLTNQSINCLFTVPANQAFVYIVPGGQEEDPVGMLLDQLRSHCTVKDPESLLVPAPLSGPRRYQVMRQHSRQQLSFHIENSSSSSSSSGQLVDFTLREFLWQHVELVLSKKGFDDSVGRNPQPSHFELPTYQKWIAAASKLYEVAIDGKEEDPASPTGEITSKILSSIKVLEGFLDIDTKFSENRCQKALPMAHSAYQSNLPHNYTMTVHKNQLAQALRVYSQHARGPAFHKYAMQLHEDCYKFWSNGHQLCEERSLTDQHCVHKFHSLPKSGEKPEADRNPPVLYHNSRARSTGACNCGRKQAPRDDPFDIKAANYDFYQLLEEKCCGKLDHINFPIFEPSTPDPAPAKNESSPAPPDTDAEKLKEKEPQTQGDSTSLSLALSLGQSTDSLGTYPADPQAGGDNPEAHGQGEVKTEKRPNLVDRQASTVEYLPGMLHSNCPKGLLPKFSSWSLVKLGPAKSYNFHTGLDQQGFIPGTNYLMPWDIVIRTRSEDEGDLDTNSWPAPNKAVPGKRSSVVMGRGRRRDDIARAFVGFEYEDSRGRRFMCSGPDKVMKVMGSGPKESAIKALNSDMPLYILSSSQGRGLKPHYAQLMRLFIVVPDAPLQIILTPQVQPGPPPCPVFYPEKQEITLPPDGLWVLRFPYAYVTDRGPCFPPKENVQLMSYKVIRGVLKAVTQ